In Bradyrhizobium guangzhouense, the DNA window GACGCGGAGAACAATATCGTCCTGCTCCGCTAATGCGTGAAGTCCGCGTTCGAGAACGTTGTCGGGCGGCAAGACGGAGAGTTCGGGTTGCGGCTGCGCACTCTTTTTCAGAGCGCCTAGCTTGTCGCCTACGCGAAGCATGCGCCCTTCCAGGCCACCAACGCGTTGCCTGAAATAGGTGCTGCGGGATCCCAGCACCTCGGGAACGTCGATGCCTCCGGGCACACAAAGATAGGCTCTAAGCCCCATACGTGCCGGTCCAATCGCCAGCTCGTCGCCCGGCGCAACCGCGAAACGCGACCATGGTGCGACTTGACGTTGGTTGAGAACGGCCTGACAATCGGCCCCACACAGTGCAACCATGATTTGCTGATTGAACAGCAACCGCATGGGACCCATCTGGACCTCAATTCCGGCGGCCTCAGTGGAATTTCCAAGCAAGATGTTGCCCACCGATAGAGCGACCCGGTCGGCCGCTCCCGTTCGGGCAATTCCATGGTGACGTTGCCCTATCCGCCCCAAATCCTGCACAGAATTCAAGGGAAGCGTTTGAAGCACTTCGATCATGTCTCAACCCGTTCGATTCGGAAACGAATGCAGTCTCCCAGGTCAAGAACGTTGGGCGGCGTTTTGCTGAAGTCGAACGGTATGGGCGATGCCGGTGCATGTCCGAGTGCGTACCAGCCGCTTGGAACGAGCGAAGGCTCCTCCCCCGGCTTCAACGGCGGTCCAAGAGACGTCTGCGCTCCCGCCATGCTCAAATTTGGACCATTGGGTACCATTTGAGGTTCAGGCCGGCGTGGCAGGTGCAGCCGTCTATCCAGTCCGAAGAGAAAGCCGAAGCCTGGACCCGTTCCAGGCGCAAAGACAGTGTAATTGCCTGCCGAATGCAATTCAGCCACCCTGCTCGGCGATACTCCGAGACGATCGGCAACTTCGCGCAGGTGCCGACCTGCAGCTCCCCCGTAAACGATCCCGATTTCGAGTGTGCGGCCATTACCGGACCAAGCGGTCGTTCCATTCCATTCCGCCAAAAATCTCATCGCCAAAGGCTCGGTGTCCGTTGTCAAAGGGTCGACAACGATTAAGAGGCTGTTCAATCCCACCTGCGCGTCAGTCACCTCTTGCCAATTCCGGACCGTTCTATCCAACGCCCAAATGCGTTGCTGCGTTTGCAACGAAAGTGGCCCTTCGGCATCGAGCAGCAGAGCCGAAGCACCGCAGTGACTGACCCTCGGTGCATCAAGAACCACTAGCTTTGCGCACATGCCCGTACTTTGTCCGTCACTGCAGCTCTTCAAGGCCCAATAGAATTGGTGTACCGACCCGGTTCAGCCTGTCCAAATGTTGGAAACGTGTCAAAATAAGATCCGACCTGGCGGAATCGAACATTCCATCAGTACACGCCCGATATTTCCGCTCCAGATGTTCCCAACTGACGGGGTCGCTGCTCGAGCCGATATAATTGGATTTGCGCCGTTTAAAGAGACTCCCGTCTCGCCGCATGACATCAACTTCGGTAAAGGCTTTTCCGGCTCTGTAGAGCGGCTCGAAAAGCTCTGGCGTGCTCTGGTCTGGATGAACATAAGGTTCAACCGACTCCATTATCTTGCGCGTCGCGGGATCCTTGAGCGCATCGGGAGTGAAATCGGCTAGCGTGACGTCGCCTTTTCGCAGTGCCACAGCCACGCAATAGCTGTAGCTAAATTTTGCCTGTAAGTGACTTTCAGGCCGATCATAACGCATGATGTTAAGCGTTTGATAGCTGGTGCCGCAACGCACCGAGGTTATATCTGCCAGATCAAGCTCTTTATTTCGGAGGCCTTCGACAAGCACGTCGAGAGCCGGGAGCACCATCGCGCAAACCGGATATAGCTTGACGTTGATGCGCATCACTTCAAAGGGGGCTCCCATGTCGCGCATTGCGTCTTCAAAACAGATCACACTCAAGTCACCGAATAGGTGCATGAAACCTTCATGACCCTCGATGGCAGTCGGGCTTGCGTCGATGCCAGCCAGAGCCAGCTTTGCGGCCATTACGCCGTTCTCGGCAGCACGGCCGGCGTGGACGGGCTTGGTCGACGTTCCAAAGTTCTGACGGATGCCACAAGCCATCGAGGCGGCGATCCCCAACGCATCTCTGGTCTGCTGCGCGTCCAAACCCAACAGCTTTGCCGATGCAGCCGTCGCTGCGAAGGTTCCGAAAGTCGACGTCGTATGCCAACCGTTGGCA includes these proteins:
- a CDS encoding biotin-dependent carboxyltransferase family protein is translated as MIEVLQTLPLNSVQDLGRIGQRHHGIARTGAADRVALSVGNILLGNSTEAAGIEVQMGPMRLLFNQQIMVALCGADCQAVLNQRQVAPWSRFAVAPGDELAIGPARMGLRAYLCVPGGIDVPEVLGSRSTYFRQRVGGLEGRMLRVGDKLGALKKSAQPQPELSVLPPDNVLERGLHALAEQDDIVLRVVRAGEYDDFTSRSQQTFWRDPWRVSAQSNRMGYRLDGAELMRTDPGEMRSCPITPGVIQVPPGGRPIVQLVDGNSAGGYPKIGYVIEADLWRVAQARPGSVFRFVECSVTEARKALSEIVKYLDRLGCLIATADNGGVPARISRETEAGMANDENRYQF
- a CDS encoding MmgE/PrpD family protein yields the protein MNEITSSAAEATRSRPPVTAFLADWVTKLRFSDIPTEAVETTKRAFADTLSVTLAGAGEAAASRARQALVDEPGKSLVIGTSLRTTARTAAFLNGVAAHVHDFDDGNATMLGHPSTGMVPALLALADERNVSGEQLITAYVAGMEVGAKIARAMTYQHNANGWHTTSTFGTFAATAASAKLLGLDAQQTRDALGIAASMACGIRQNFGTSTKPVHAGRAAENGVMAAKLALAGIDASPTAIEGHEGFMHLFGDLSVICFEDAMRDMGAPFEVMRINVKLYPVCAMVLPALDVLVEGLRNKELDLADITSVRCGTSYQTLNIMRYDRPESHLQAKFSYSYCVAVALRKGDVTLADFTPDALKDPATRKIMESVEPYVHPDQSTPELFEPLYRAGKAFTEVDVMRRDGSLFKRRKSNYIGSSSDPVSWEHLERKYRACTDGMFDSARSDLILTRFQHLDRLNRVGTPILLGLEELQ
- a CDS encoding carboxyltransferase domain-containing protein; this translates as MCAKLVVLDAPRVSHCGASALLLDAEGPLSLQTQQRIWALDRTVRNWQEVTDAQVGLNSLLIVVDPLTTDTEPLAMRFLAEWNGTTAWSGNGRTLEIGIVYGGAAGRHLREVADRLGVSPSRVAELHSAGNYTVFAPGTGPGFGFLFGLDRRLHLPRRPEPQMVPNGPNLSMAGAQTSLGPPLKPGEEPSLVPSGWYALGHAPASPIPFDFSKTPPNVLDLGDCIRFRIERVET